The following proteins come from a genomic window of Pirellula staleyi DSM 6068:
- the nusB gene encoding transcription antitermination factor NusB, with translation MARRSRAREVVLQILYEDDLNPDRSIAVSDVFLRRRLGDDVELVDFARDLLRGVRGRRKELDVLLQQKADHWTLDRMAVTDRNVLRLGAYEILHTQTPQRVAINEAVELAKRFGARQSPQFVNGILDRFLQKKRDS, from the coding sequence ATGGCCCGTCGTAGTCGAGCTCGTGAAGTGGTGCTTCAGATCCTTTACGAAGATGATCTGAACCCGGACCGCAGTATTGCCGTGTCGGACGTGTTTCTCCGTCGACGCTTGGGGGATGATGTCGAGCTTGTCGACTTCGCCCGCGATTTGCTGCGCGGTGTGCGTGGCCGGCGTAAGGAGCTCGATGTTCTGCTGCAACAGAAAGCGGATCACTGGACGCTCGATCGCATGGCGGTGACCGACCGAAACGTGCTGCGACTGGGGGCCTACGAAATCCTGCACACACAAACGCCGCAGCGGGTGGCGATCAACGAAGCGGTGGAGCTTGCCAAGCGTTTCGGAGCCCGCCAATCGCCGCAGTTCGTCAACGGAATTCTCGATCGGTTTTTGCAGAAGAAACGAGATTCGTGA